A window from Salvia miltiorrhiza cultivar Shanhuang (shh) chromosome 2, IMPLAD_Smil_shh, whole genome shotgun sequence encodes these proteins:
- the LOC131013156 gene encoding LOB domain-containing protein 7-like — MQSNNIFMNSKRITAPTGPNNPSSTTHRRTASASAQACAACKYQRRKCAADCILAPYFPHDRQRQFLNAHRLFGVSNIIKIVRRLDPPAKDAAMRTIVFQSEARAADPAGGCYRIIRDLEQQIELATAELEIVLHHLALCRAAAARQQDGGDANWRGNDAVVVDDGNSWSCIDGINNAHAESSSSSSFNLDHHHDQDLKIILDNLSRDDDHHHHGYKFDCHEEILPSNNGILTEENATSEEENGQFTYIQDENELQSAAANFTLINSDDIENIENKF; from the exons ATGCAATCCAACAACATTTTCATGAACAGCAAAAGGATCACCGCCCCCACCGGCCCCAACAACCCCTCCTCCACCACCCACCGCCgcaccgcctccgcctccgcccaAGCCTGCGCCGCCTGCAAGTACCAGCGCCGGAAGTGCGCCGCCGACTGCATCCTCGCCCCCTACTTCCCCCACGACCGCCAGCGGCAGTTCCTGAACGCCCACCGCCTCTTCGGCGTCAGCAACATCATCAAGATCGTCCGCCGCCTCGATCCGCCGGCCAAGGACGCCGCCATGCGCACCATCGTGTTCCAATCCGAGGCGCGCGCCGCCGACCCCGCCGGCGGCTGCTACCGCATCATACGCGACCTCGAGCAGCAGATCGAGCTGGCCACGGCCGAGCTCGAGATCGTGCTCCACCACCTCGCTCTCTGCCGCGCCGCCGCGGCCCGCCAGCAGGACGGCGGAGATGCGAATTGGAGGGGAAATGATGCGGTGGTTGTTGATGATGGGAATTCGTGGAGCTGCATCGATGGGATCAATAATGCGCATGCCGAatcatcatcctcatcgtcATTCAATCTTGATCATCACCATGATCAAGATTTGAAGATTATTCTTGACAATTTATCTCGAGATGATGATCATCATCATCACGGCTACAAATTTGATTGCCATGAAGAAATTTTACCAAG CAACAATGGCATTTTGACGGAGGAAAACGCCACATCCGAAGAAGAAAATGGGCAGTTTACATATATCCAAGACGAAAATGAGCTACAGTCTGCTGCAGCCAATTTCACCCTCATAAATAGTGATGACATTGAAAATATTGAGAATAAATTCTGA
- the LOC131013158 gene encoding protein HOTHEAD-like isoform X1 yields MGFVGGGDFAALYSCLLVCIATLLSLCQAAGMQQAEYRYPFIKAASSWRGSVAEFDYIIVGGGTAGCPLAATLSRNYSVLLLERGGTPFANSNVSFMHNFHIALADTSHTSPSQMFISTDGVFNSRARVLGGGTCINAGFYTRADQRFIKSVGWDEKLVNESYPWIEDQIVHEPEVTQWQEAVRDGLLEIGVSPFNGFTYDHKYGTKVGGTIFDRFGRRHTAAELLASANPDNLRVLVHATVEKIVFDTTGEKARGVGVIFKDEKGMRHRAEVSRTPKSEVIVSCGAIGSPQMLMLSGVGPKAELQRLNISVVVDNAFVGKGVVDNPLNTIFVPTNGPVNQSLIQTVGITKLGVYIEASMGFGQKSDSIQWDHGIASAEIGQLSTIPPKKRTHEAIRAYKANKRSLPHEAFKGGFILEKIAKPLSTGEITLKNRNVDDNPSVTFNYFSHPGDVARCVDGIRLVEKLLKSRPLAKYAEMDIQTEERLLNMSVRASVNLIPRHTNDTNSLEQFCKDTVLTIWHYHGGCHVGKVVDRDYRVLGVEGVRVVDGSTFYDSPGTNPQATVMMMGRYMGVKMLRERLGEAAGV; encoded by the exons ATGGGGTTTGTTGGTGGAGGTGACTTTGCAGCTCTGTACTCTTGTTTACTCGTATGCATCGCCACTTTGCTCAGCCTTTGCCAAG CAGCAGGGATGCAGCAGGCGGAGTACCGGTACCCGTTCATCAAAGCCGCGAGCTCGTGGCGAGGCAGCGTGGCGGAGTTCGACTACATAATAGTCGGCGGTGGAACTGCGGGGTGCCCCCTGGCAGCCACGCTGTCCCGTAACTACAGCGTTCTGCTGCTGGAGAGAGGCGGCACTCCCTTCGCCAACTCCAACGTCTCCTTCATGCACAACTTCCACATCGCCCTCGCCGACACCTCCCATACCTCGCCCTCGCAGATGTTCATCTCCACCGACGGCGTCTTCAACTCCAGGGCCAGGGTTTTGGGCGGCGGTACATGCATCAATGCAGGCTTTTACACCCGGGCTGACCAAAG GTTCATCAAGAGCGTAGGATGGGATGAGAAGCTAGTGAATGAATCATATCCATGGATCGAAGATCAAATCGTTCATGAACCAGAGGTGACGCAATGGCAGGAAGCAGTTAGAGATGGCCTCTTGGAAATCGGCGTTTCTCCATTCAATGGATTCACTTACGATCACAAATATGGAACCAAGGTCGGAGGCACCATCTTCGACCGCTTCGGCCGTCGCCACACGGCCGCTGAGCTCCTCGCCTCCGCCAATCCCGACAACCTCCGCGTTTTAGTCCACGCCACGGTCGAAAAGATCGTATTCGACACCACAg GGGAAAAGGCGAGGGGAGTGGGAGTGATCTTCAAAGACGAGAAGGGGATGAGGCACCGAGCAGAGGTGTCGAGGACTCCCAAAAGCGAGGTGATCGTGTCGTGTGGCGCCATCGGGAGCCCTCAGATGTTGATGCTGAGCGGCGTGGGGCCCAAGGCAGAGCTCCAACGCCTCAACATCTCCGTCGTTGTCGACAACGCCTTCGTCGGGAAGGGCGTGGTCGATAACCCGCTCAACACCATATTCGTCCCCACCAACGGCCCCGTCAACCAGTCCTTGATACAAACTGTCGGCATCACCAAACTCGGAGTTTATATTGAGGCTAGCATGGGTTTTGGCCAGAAATCTGATAGCATTCAATGGGATCATGGCATTGCATCAGCTGAG ATAGGTCAGTTGTCTACAATCCCTCCGAAGAAACGTACGCACGAAGCCATTCGTGCGTACAAGGCGAACAAGAGAAGCCTCCCGCACGAAGCGTTCAAGGGAGGCTTCATTCTTGAAAAGATTGCGAAGCCTCTATCAACAGGGGAGATCACCTTGAAAAACAGAAACGTGGACGACAACCCTTCCGTGACTTTCAACTACTTCAGCCATCCGGGTGATGTAGCGCGTTGCGTGGATGGCATCCGGCTGGTGGAGAAGCTGCTGAAGTCGAGGCCGTTGGCCAAGTACGCAGAGATGGACATCCAAACAGAGGAGAGGCTGCTGAACATGAGTGTTAGGGCTAGTGTGAACCTCATACCTAGGCATACCAATGATACAAACTCATTGGAGCAGTTTTGTAAAGACACTGTCCTCACAATTTGGCACTATCACGGCGGATGCCACGTCGGGAAGGTCGTGGACCGCGATTATAGGGTGCTCGGAGTGGAGGGGGTCCGTGTCGTTGATGGCTCCACCTTCTACGACTCGCCGGGGACTAATCCGCAGGCCACGGTCATGATGATGGGCCG GTACATGGGAGTGAAGATGTTGAGAGAGAGGTTAGGGGAGGCAGCTGGAGTTTGA
- the LOC131013157 gene encoding NDR1/HIN1-like protein 6, whose product MTDRVYPAAKPTANGGAAPAPANPTFPATKAQLYNANRPAYRPRPPRRGHRRSCCCSICLWTTLLIILVLILAAAASAVFYVVYRPHRPSFSVASLQLARFNLTDTAVTSAFNVTLIARNRNSDISFFYDQTSVRILSGGVDIADGSFPAFTHGKRNVTTLKSTIASSNSPIDAGADTTALKSSVKSRNLPLKIQLDTKVKVKFGKIKTKKLEIRVTCEGIRITIPTGKTASLATTSNAKCKVDPRIKILKWTV is encoded by the coding sequence ATGACAGACAGAGTGTATCCAGCAGCAAAGCCAACCGCCAACGGCGGTGCCGCCCCCGCCCCCGCCAACCCTACATTCCCGGCGACCAAAGCTCAGCTCTATAACGCCAATCGGCCGGCCTACCGCCCACGGCCACCGCGACGAGGCCACCGgcggagctgctgctgctccaTCTGCCTCTGGACGACTCTCCTAATCATCCTCGTCCTCatcctcgccgccgccgcctccgccgtgtTCTACGTCGTCTACCGCCCGCACCGGCCATCGTTCTCCGTCGCCTCGCTCCAGCTCGCAAGATTCAACCTCACCGACACCGCCGTCACTTCCGCCTTCAACGTCACCCTCATCGCGCGCAACCGCAACAGCGACATCTCGTTCTTCTATGATCAGACCTCAGTCCGGATACTCTCCGGTGGCGTCGACATCGCAGACGGATCGTTTCCGGCGTTCACGCACGGCAAGAGGAATGTGACGACGCTCAAATCCACGATCGCGAGCTCAAACTCTCCGATTGACGCCGGCGCCGACACGACGGCGCTGAAATCTAGCGTGAAGAGCAGGAATCTGCCATTGAAGATTCAGCTGGATACGAAGGTGAAGGTCAAATTTGGGAAAATCAAAACGAAGAAGCTGGAAATTAGGGTTACGTGCGAGGGGATTAGGATTACAATCCCCACGGGCAAAACGGCGTCGCTCGCAACGACTTCGAACGCGAAGTGCAAAGTTGATCCGAGAATCAAGATCCTCAAATGGACTGTTTGA
- the LOC131013158 gene encoding protein HOTHEAD-like isoform X2: MGFVGGGDFAALYSCLLVCIATLLSLCQAGMQQAEYRYPFIKAASSWRGSVAEFDYIIVGGGTAGCPLAATLSRNYSVLLLERGGTPFANSNVSFMHNFHIALADTSHTSPSQMFISTDGVFNSRARVLGGGTCINAGFYTRADQRFIKSVGWDEKLVNESYPWIEDQIVHEPEVTQWQEAVRDGLLEIGVSPFNGFTYDHKYGTKVGGTIFDRFGRRHTAAELLASANPDNLRVLVHATVEKIVFDTTGEKARGVGVIFKDEKGMRHRAEVSRTPKSEVIVSCGAIGSPQMLMLSGVGPKAELQRLNISVVVDNAFVGKGVVDNPLNTIFVPTNGPVNQSLIQTVGITKLGVYIEASMGFGQKSDSIQWDHGIASAEIGQLSTIPPKKRTHEAIRAYKANKRSLPHEAFKGGFILEKIAKPLSTGEITLKNRNVDDNPSVTFNYFSHPGDVARCVDGIRLVEKLLKSRPLAKYAEMDIQTEERLLNMSVRASVNLIPRHTNDTNSLEQFCKDTVLTIWHYHGGCHVGKVVDRDYRVLGVEGVRVVDGSTFYDSPGTNPQATVMMMGRYMGVKMLRERLGEAAGV; encoded by the exons ATGGGGTTTGTTGGTGGAGGTGACTTTGCAGCTCTGTACTCTTGTTTACTCGTATGCATCGCCACTTTGCTCAGCCTTTGCCAAG CAGGGATGCAGCAGGCGGAGTACCGGTACCCGTTCATCAAAGCCGCGAGCTCGTGGCGAGGCAGCGTGGCGGAGTTCGACTACATAATAGTCGGCGGTGGAACTGCGGGGTGCCCCCTGGCAGCCACGCTGTCCCGTAACTACAGCGTTCTGCTGCTGGAGAGAGGCGGCACTCCCTTCGCCAACTCCAACGTCTCCTTCATGCACAACTTCCACATCGCCCTCGCCGACACCTCCCATACCTCGCCCTCGCAGATGTTCATCTCCACCGACGGCGTCTTCAACTCCAGGGCCAGGGTTTTGGGCGGCGGTACATGCATCAATGCAGGCTTTTACACCCGGGCTGACCAAAG GTTCATCAAGAGCGTAGGATGGGATGAGAAGCTAGTGAATGAATCATATCCATGGATCGAAGATCAAATCGTTCATGAACCAGAGGTGACGCAATGGCAGGAAGCAGTTAGAGATGGCCTCTTGGAAATCGGCGTTTCTCCATTCAATGGATTCACTTACGATCACAAATATGGAACCAAGGTCGGAGGCACCATCTTCGACCGCTTCGGCCGTCGCCACACGGCCGCTGAGCTCCTCGCCTCCGCCAATCCCGACAACCTCCGCGTTTTAGTCCACGCCACGGTCGAAAAGATCGTATTCGACACCACAg GGGAAAAGGCGAGGGGAGTGGGAGTGATCTTCAAAGACGAGAAGGGGATGAGGCACCGAGCAGAGGTGTCGAGGACTCCCAAAAGCGAGGTGATCGTGTCGTGTGGCGCCATCGGGAGCCCTCAGATGTTGATGCTGAGCGGCGTGGGGCCCAAGGCAGAGCTCCAACGCCTCAACATCTCCGTCGTTGTCGACAACGCCTTCGTCGGGAAGGGCGTGGTCGATAACCCGCTCAACACCATATTCGTCCCCACCAACGGCCCCGTCAACCAGTCCTTGATACAAACTGTCGGCATCACCAAACTCGGAGTTTATATTGAGGCTAGCATGGGTTTTGGCCAGAAATCTGATAGCATTCAATGGGATCATGGCATTGCATCAGCTGAG ATAGGTCAGTTGTCTACAATCCCTCCGAAGAAACGTACGCACGAAGCCATTCGTGCGTACAAGGCGAACAAGAGAAGCCTCCCGCACGAAGCGTTCAAGGGAGGCTTCATTCTTGAAAAGATTGCGAAGCCTCTATCAACAGGGGAGATCACCTTGAAAAACAGAAACGTGGACGACAACCCTTCCGTGACTTTCAACTACTTCAGCCATCCGGGTGATGTAGCGCGTTGCGTGGATGGCATCCGGCTGGTGGAGAAGCTGCTGAAGTCGAGGCCGTTGGCCAAGTACGCAGAGATGGACATCCAAACAGAGGAGAGGCTGCTGAACATGAGTGTTAGGGCTAGTGTGAACCTCATACCTAGGCATACCAATGATACAAACTCATTGGAGCAGTTTTGTAAAGACACTGTCCTCACAATTTGGCACTATCACGGCGGATGCCACGTCGGGAAGGTCGTGGACCGCGATTATAGGGTGCTCGGAGTGGAGGGGGTCCGTGTCGTTGATGGCTCCACCTTCTACGACTCGCCGGGGACTAATCCGCAGGCCACGGTCATGATGATGGGCCG GTACATGGGAGTGAAGATGTTGAGAGAGAGGTTAGGGGAGGCAGCTGGAGTTTGA
- the LOC131013158 gene encoding protein HOTHEAD-like isoform X3 — MGFVGGGDFAALYSCLLVCIATLLSLCQGMQQAEYRYPFIKAASSWRGSVAEFDYIIVGGGTAGCPLAATLSRNYSVLLLERGGTPFANSNVSFMHNFHIALADTSHTSPSQMFISTDGVFNSRARVLGGGTCINAGFYTRADQRFIKSVGWDEKLVNESYPWIEDQIVHEPEVTQWQEAVRDGLLEIGVSPFNGFTYDHKYGTKVGGTIFDRFGRRHTAAELLASANPDNLRVLVHATVEKIVFDTTGEKARGVGVIFKDEKGMRHRAEVSRTPKSEVIVSCGAIGSPQMLMLSGVGPKAELQRLNISVVVDNAFVGKGVVDNPLNTIFVPTNGPVNQSLIQTVGITKLGVYIEASMGFGQKSDSIQWDHGIASAEIGQLSTIPPKKRTHEAIRAYKANKRSLPHEAFKGGFILEKIAKPLSTGEITLKNRNVDDNPSVTFNYFSHPGDVARCVDGIRLVEKLLKSRPLAKYAEMDIQTEERLLNMSVRASVNLIPRHTNDTNSLEQFCKDTVLTIWHYHGGCHVGKVVDRDYRVLGVEGVRVVDGSTFYDSPGTNPQATVMMMGRYMGVKMLRERLGEAAGV, encoded by the exons ATGGGGTTTGTTGGTGGAGGTGACTTTGCAGCTCTGTACTCTTGTTTACTCGTATGCATCGCCACTTTGCTCAGCCTTTGCCAAG GGATGCAGCAGGCGGAGTACCGGTACCCGTTCATCAAAGCCGCGAGCTCGTGGCGAGGCAGCGTGGCGGAGTTCGACTACATAATAGTCGGCGGTGGAACTGCGGGGTGCCCCCTGGCAGCCACGCTGTCCCGTAACTACAGCGTTCTGCTGCTGGAGAGAGGCGGCACTCCCTTCGCCAACTCCAACGTCTCCTTCATGCACAACTTCCACATCGCCCTCGCCGACACCTCCCATACCTCGCCCTCGCAGATGTTCATCTCCACCGACGGCGTCTTCAACTCCAGGGCCAGGGTTTTGGGCGGCGGTACATGCATCAATGCAGGCTTTTACACCCGGGCTGACCAAAG GTTCATCAAGAGCGTAGGATGGGATGAGAAGCTAGTGAATGAATCATATCCATGGATCGAAGATCAAATCGTTCATGAACCAGAGGTGACGCAATGGCAGGAAGCAGTTAGAGATGGCCTCTTGGAAATCGGCGTTTCTCCATTCAATGGATTCACTTACGATCACAAATATGGAACCAAGGTCGGAGGCACCATCTTCGACCGCTTCGGCCGTCGCCACACGGCCGCTGAGCTCCTCGCCTCCGCCAATCCCGACAACCTCCGCGTTTTAGTCCACGCCACGGTCGAAAAGATCGTATTCGACACCACAg GGGAAAAGGCGAGGGGAGTGGGAGTGATCTTCAAAGACGAGAAGGGGATGAGGCACCGAGCAGAGGTGTCGAGGACTCCCAAAAGCGAGGTGATCGTGTCGTGTGGCGCCATCGGGAGCCCTCAGATGTTGATGCTGAGCGGCGTGGGGCCCAAGGCAGAGCTCCAACGCCTCAACATCTCCGTCGTTGTCGACAACGCCTTCGTCGGGAAGGGCGTGGTCGATAACCCGCTCAACACCATATTCGTCCCCACCAACGGCCCCGTCAACCAGTCCTTGATACAAACTGTCGGCATCACCAAACTCGGAGTTTATATTGAGGCTAGCATGGGTTTTGGCCAGAAATCTGATAGCATTCAATGGGATCATGGCATTGCATCAGCTGAG ATAGGTCAGTTGTCTACAATCCCTCCGAAGAAACGTACGCACGAAGCCATTCGTGCGTACAAGGCGAACAAGAGAAGCCTCCCGCACGAAGCGTTCAAGGGAGGCTTCATTCTTGAAAAGATTGCGAAGCCTCTATCAACAGGGGAGATCACCTTGAAAAACAGAAACGTGGACGACAACCCTTCCGTGACTTTCAACTACTTCAGCCATCCGGGTGATGTAGCGCGTTGCGTGGATGGCATCCGGCTGGTGGAGAAGCTGCTGAAGTCGAGGCCGTTGGCCAAGTACGCAGAGATGGACATCCAAACAGAGGAGAGGCTGCTGAACATGAGTGTTAGGGCTAGTGTGAACCTCATACCTAGGCATACCAATGATACAAACTCATTGGAGCAGTTTTGTAAAGACACTGTCCTCACAATTTGGCACTATCACGGCGGATGCCACGTCGGGAAGGTCGTGGACCGCGATTATAGGGTGCTCGGAGTGGAGGGGGTCCGTGTCGTTGATGGCTCCACCTTCTACGACTCGCCGGGGACTAATCCGCAGGCCACGGTCATGATGATGGGCCG GTACATGGGAGTGAAGATGTTGAGAGAGAGGTTAGGGGAGGCAGCTGGAGTTTGA